Proteins encoded together in one Monomorium pharaonis isolate MP-MQ-018 chromosome 8, ASM1337386v2, whole genome shotgun sequence window:
- the LOC105834913 gene encoding growth/differentiation factor 8 isoform X2: MRLLAEILIVTLVGGIAAEWPINPLMRVWYTFLPHPSSESPTDKENECAGCAQNKVNLIDPDPLLTELRVEYVKQQILKKLRLSKPPEVSMPLSTLPKPLINGNVLRPDLERPAENFYGKTNQVVVFPTEGVADSKYHHSSNHITGFNPATCFTFDLPNEMLYVDVTAAELWFYKEQVENDDELKQTFVLSELDHWDLGGRFEKNTVRAIFETDIGEGWVKTDVGFVVRNWITLRRLNHAIQLACTTCSTDRERAPVSTEQTLKPFLVIYTEPLPQRNRPKRHSNCLPEMTECCRDELYINFTDIGWSDWILHPNGYHAYFCRGSCSTPAALTVSGSEYNNVIMKLMTKKGHQKNKIVPCCSPTQLAPLQLLYVNSNNTITQKTLPNMVVEACGCM; this comes from the exons ATGCGTCTACTCGCGGAGATTCTTATCGTTACCCTTGTAGGGGGTATCGCGGCCGAGTGGCCGATCAACCCCCTGATGAGGGTGTGGTACACATTCCTTCCCCATCCGTCGTCCGAATCGCCGACCGACAAGGAGAACGAGTGCGCCGGCTGCGCGCAGAATAAAGTTAACCTGATCGATCCCGACCCGTTGTTGACCGAGCTGAGAGTGGAGTACGTGAAGCAGCAGATCCTGAAGAAGCTGCGGCTGTCAAAGCCGCCCGAGGTCTCGATGCCGCTGTCGACCCTGCCTAAGCCCTTGATCAACGGCAACGTGCTCCGACCCGACTTGGAAAGGCCGGCGGAGAATTTTTACGGGAAAACCAACCAGGTCGTCGTCTTTCCCACCGAAG GTGTGGCCGATTCGAAATATCATCACAGTTCGAATCACATAACGGGGTTCAATCCGGCTACCTgtttcacgtttgatctaccGAACGAGATGCTGTACGTCGACGTAACCGCGGCGGAGCTTTGGTTCTACAAGGAACAGGTCGAAAATGACGACGAGCTCAAGCAGACATTCGTGCTATCCGAGCTCGATCACTGGGACCTGGGCGGCAGATTCGAAAAGAACACTGTCAGAGCAATCTTCGAGACCGATATAGGAG AGGGTTGGGTGAAGACAGACGTAGGATTTGTTGTGAGGAACTGGATAACCCTACGCCGATTGAACCACGCCATTCAGTTGGCTTGCACGACCTGCTCGACCGATCGCGAAAGAGCGCCAGTGTCCACCGAGCAGACCTTAAAACCATTCCTGGTGATCTACACGGAGCCGTTGCCGCAGCGAAACAGACCCAAGAGGCACTCGAATTGCCTGCCCGAGATGACGGAGTGTTGTCGGGACGAGCTCTACATTAATTTCACGGATATCGGTTGGAGCGACTGGATCTTACACCCCAACGGATATCACGCGTACTTCTGCCGAGGATCCTGTTCCACGCCGGCTGCCTTAACCGTCAGCGGATCGGAATATAACAACGTTATCATG AAGTTGATGACCAAGAAAGGGCATCAAAAGAACAAGATAGTGCCATGTTGCTCGCCGACGCAGCTCGCCCCGTTACAGCTGCTCTACGTCAACTCGAACAACACGATCACGCAGAAAACATTGCCGAACATGGTGGTGGAAGCCTGCGGTTGCATGTGA
- the LOC105834913 gene encoding growth/differentiation factor 8 isoform X1, giving the protein MHRDRQNKNGTLVRGIWQGRILIYTSRRITNCRLNSTSGPARSSVSTRNLRGRGQIKEGSIRITVGKMRLLAEILIVTLVGGIAAEWPINPLMRVWYTFLPHPSSESPTDKENECAGCAQNKVNLIDPDPLLTELRVEYVKQQILKKLRLSKPPEVSMPLSTLPKPLINGNVLRPDLERPAENFYGKTNQVVVFPTEGVADSKYHHSSNHITGFNPATCFTFDLPNEMLYVDVTAAELWFYKEQVENDDELKQTFVLSELDHWDLGGRFEKNTVRAIFETDIGEGWVKTDVGFVVRNWITLRRLNHAIQLACTTCSTDRERAPVSTEQTLKPFLVIYTEPLPQRNRPKRHSNCLPEMTECCRDELYINFTDIGWSDWILHPNGYHAYFCRGSCSTPAALTVSGSEYNNVIMKLMTKKGHQKNKIVPCCSPTQLAPLQLLYVNSNNTITQKTLPNMVVEACGCM; this is encoded by the exons ATGCATCGAGATCGTCAGAACAAGAACGGGACGCTCGTCCGAGGCATTTGGCAGGGGCGTATACTGATATATACGAGTCGCAGGATAACGAACTGCCGTTTAAACTCGACATCGGGCCCGGCGAGGTCCTCAGTATCGACAAG AAACCTACGGGGAAGAGGTCAAATTAAGGAGGGATCGATCCGGATTACAGTGGGAAAAATGCGTCTACTCGCGGAGATTCTTATCGTTACCCTTGTAGGGGGTATCGCGGCCGAGTGGCCGATCAACCCCCTGATGAGGGTGTGGTACACATTCCTTCCCCATCCGTCGTCCGAATCGCCGACCGACAAGGAGAACGAGTGCGCCGGCTGCGCGCAGAATAAAGTTAACCTGATCGATCCCGACCCGTTGTTGACCGAGCTGAGAGTGGAGTACGTGAAGCAGCAGATCCTGAAGAAGCTGCGGCTGTCAAAGCCGCCCGAGGTCTCGATGCCGCTGTCGACCCTGCCTAAGCCCTTGATCAACGGCAACGTGCTCCGACCCGACTTGGAAAGGCCGGCGGAGAATTTTTACGGGAAAACCAACCAGGTCGTCGTCTTTCCCACCGAAG GTGTGGCCGATTCGAAATATCATCACAGTTCGAATCACATAACGGGGTTCAATCCGGCTACCTgtttcacgtttgatctaccGAACGAGATGCTGTACGTCGACGTAACCGCGGCGGAGCTTTGGTTCTACAAGGAACAGGTCGAAAATGACGACGAGCTCAAGCAGACATTCGTGCTATCCGAGCTCGATCACTGGGACCTGGGCGGCAGATTCGAAAAGAACACTGTCAGAGCAATCTTCGAGACCGATATAGGAG AGGGTTGGGTGAAGACAGACGTAGGATTTGTTGTGAGGAACTGGATAACCCTACGCCGATTGAACCACGCCATTCAGTTGGCTTGCACGACCTGCTCGACCGATCGCGAAAGAGCGCCAGTGTCCACCGAGCAGACCTTAAAACCATTCCTGGTGATCTACACGGAGCCGTTGCCGCAGCGAAACAGACCCAAGAGGCACTCGAATTGCCTGCCCGAGATGACGGAGTGTTGTCGGGACGAGCTCTACATTAATTTCACGGATATCGGTTGGAGCGACTGGATCTTACACCCCAACGGATATCACGCGTACTTCTGCCGAGGATCCTGTTCCACGCCGGCTGCCTTAACCGTCAGCGGATCGGAATATAACAACGTTATCATG AAGTTGATGACCAAGAAAGGGCATCAAAAGAACAAGATAGTGCCATGTTGCTCGCCGACGCAGCTCGCCCCGTTACAGCTGCTCTACGTCAACTCGAACAACACGATCACGCAGAAAACATTGCCGAACATGGTGGTGGAAGCCTGCGGTTGCATGTGA